Part of the Zea mays cultivar B73 chromosome 4, Zm-B73-REFERENCE-NAM-5.0, whole genome shotgun sequence genome is shown below.
TGCAGATAATAGTAGCACCTTTGAGCACTGCTGCTGAAAATGAGCTGCGCCGAATTGCCACCTGAAACCCCAGCTGTGAACGGAGAAGGGTCAtctgccgccaccgccgccgctccTGGTGCCGGGTCGAAGCCGAAAAAGAAGATATGCTGCGCGTGCCCTGATACAAAGAGGCTGAGGGATGAGTGCGTCGTCGAGCACGGTGAGCCTGCTTGcaccaagtggatcgaagctCACAAGCGATGCCTCCGTGCTGAGGGGTTCAATGTCTGAAACTTGTAGTCTGTCGGGCTCGCTTTCCTAGAACCGTAGGAAATGGAAACATTAGAAAAATAGAGTTATACAACTAGTCATAATAATACCTTAATGCCAGGAGTTATACGGTAAGGGGAAATCACGATGTGAAAATTATGTTGGCGATGAAACGTATTTGAGAATGAGATTGTTGAATTTTATTCGCTAAATCATTGCAACGCACATCTTTTTCCCACTCCACTCAATCACTCCTACCTCAACTATGAACTGCACGCCTATTTTCCACCTGCGTCACCTTCTCCTCCATCTTTTGCATCTTCTTCAGACTGCAGCTAGACCATCGTGGACCGGAACATCCTGAACGCCCTCCTGGGCTGAAACAATGGCACCGCATGCCCTGCGCCTCTCAATGGCGCAAACGTGAGCCCTTGGTACACCTCAACACCGTCCTCCTACATGCGCACAAGTAGGATTAGATAAAATACTCGTGGCTCATGAACTCGTTTGACTTGTAGTCAGTTTGGTTCGACTCGAATCGACTCGTTTCAATTTTATCATGAGCTGAACTAATATCTTAGCTCAATTCGCTAACGAGTCAGCTCGTTAGTTCGAATGATCTAGCATTTATTAGTAATACAAAGCATATACTTGTAATGaatgaattaataagtgatgAACTATGTTAATTTAGACTTTAAATGATGTGATATATGAAATTATGAGTATTATTAGTCTTTTCTAGCGTAAATTAGTATGAAATTAACTAGCAATTGATTGTATTGTTGTCTATGTACATGTATTTTTTTGttgtggctcgcgagctaaacgagctagtTCGAGTTCACAAACAAGGCCGAGCTAGTTCTCTGGCTCGGTTGcttaacgagtcgagccgagccgatCTGGCTTTATATCCACCCCTACGCACAGGATGCATCTCGGACTTTAGGACCAATCACTAAAAATGGGgttgtttgtttcagcttttttctgacgagCTTTTTCGAAAACCTGACCGTGGAGAGAATTTAAGTATCATGTGAGTTACGTGCGAAGGAAGATGAAAGCGCCATCGATAACTGAATATAGAGACGTTATGCGtaaaccagtataaatcttgcgctCCACTACGCACACCCTCCGAAGCTCGGAACATATATAATAAATTTATTTATCGGAGCGAGATTCGAAATACCGATACCTACCTATGATGAGGTGGTTGTGGCTGGGCATGCGCAACGGTCGCCTCTTTATTCTACCATCGATAACACACCAACGTGACAGACAGTACATGCATGGACATGGACATGTGGTATTGGTAGCGCGCGCGTACGCACAGGAGACAGCACACAACGTAAACAACAAACAGCACACAACGTAAACAACAAACAGCACACGACCGCGTGGGTAGCAGGGAGATGGTCGACCGTCTCAATCGAGTGCATCCACCGACACCATTGCAGGTGCCTCTCGTATGGGCATGGATCCATCATCCACGTCCTTGTCGACCTCGTAGGCGTCGCGCTCCTGGACCCAGAGGTCGGCGAATTCGCAGTCCTTGTACCTATCGAACCACGGCCCGCCGGACGTGTAGTGTATAGCGCGCGGTGCCGTGCCAGCCTCGTCGGCGGGGTCGACGCGGTTGTGCCCCACGAGGAAGTTCCACACGAACGGCACCTCGCCGATCTCGTCGTCGTCGAGCCACATGAAGCGGTGCAGGTACGCACCGCTGCGCGTGCTGACGGCCTCCGGCGTGAGCGCGGCGCGGTTCTTGGGGTGGCCGCAGTTGAAGAGCACCATGGAGGACCAGTTCTTGCGCGGGTACGCCGTCTGCACGGCGCCGTCCATCTTGGTGGCCTCCGTGGGCGTGTAGTCGTGGTGCACGCACAGCACCGCGCGCCGCGGGTCGGCGCGCGCCAGCGCCACCAGCCCGGCTACGTCGGCCACGAACAGGAAGTCGCAGTCCACGAACAGCGCCCACCCGCGGTACCCCGCCAGGTAGGGCGTCAGGAAGCGGGTGAAGGAGAACTCGGTGCTCTCCGTCGGGCCGCGCTCCCGCCAGTACAGCCCCGCCTCGCGGAGCTCCTGCTGCACGATCGGGGTGATCTCCAGCGGGATGGACGAGCGGCGCAGCAGGGAGCGCCGG
Proteins encoded:
- the LOC100276859 gene encoding Protein CDI, whose amino-acid sequence is MSPTKSSCLADAGAEPFRVFVGYDSREDVAYRVCRRSLLRRSSIPLEITPIVQQELREAGLYWRERGPTESTEFSFTRFLTPYLAGYRGWALFVDCDFLFVADVAGLVALARADPRRAVLCVHHDYTPTEATKMDGAVQTAYPRKNWSSMVLFNCGHPKNRAALTPEAVSTRSGAYLHRFMWLDDDEIGEVPFVWNFLVGHNRVDPADEAGTAPRAIHYTSGGPWFDRYKDCEFADLWVQERDAYEVDKDVDDGSMPIREAPAMVSVDALD